In one window of Lampris incognitus isolate fLamInc1 chromosome 3, fLamInc1.hap2, whole genome shotgun sequence DNA:
- the ube2nb gene encoding ubiquitin-conjugating enzyme E2Nb isoform X2, with protein sequence MAGLPRRIIKETQRLLAEPVPGIKAEPDEGNARYFHVVIAGPQDSPFEGGTFKLELFLPEEYPMAAPKVRFMTKIYHPNVDKLGRICLDILKDKWSPALQIRTVLLSIQALLSAPNPDDPLANDVAEQWKTNEAQAIETAKSWTRLYAGKNNEDERRGV encoded by the exons ATGGCCGGTTTGCCCCGTAGGATTATAAAG GAGACACAGCGGTTGTTGGCAGAGCCTGTCCCAGGAATCAAGGCCGAGCCTGATGAGGGGAATGCGCGTTACTTCCATGTGGTCATTGCTGGACCCCAAGACTCCCCATTCGAAGGAGGCACCTTTAAACTTGAATTATTTCTTCCAGAAGAGTATCCCATGGCAGCTCCAAAAGTGCGATTCATGACCAAAATCTACCACCCAAATGTTGACAAGTTGGGAAGAATATGTTTAGACATTTTGAAAG ATAAGTGGTCTCCAGCCCTGCAGATCCGTACAGTGTTGCTATCGATCCAGGCGTTATTAAGTGCTCCCAACCCAGACGACCCCCTGGCAAATGACGTCGCAGAGCAGTGGAAAACAAATGAAGCCCAAGCCATTGAGACAG CGAAATCATGGACCAGGCTCTATGCAGGCAAAAACAACGAAGATGAGAGAAGAGGCGTCTGA
- the ube2nb gene encoding ubiquitin-conjugating enzyme E2Nb isoform X1, translating into MAGLPRRIIKETQRLLAEPVPGIKAEPDEGNARYFHVVIAGPQDSPFEGGTFKLELFLPEEYPMAAPKVRFMTKIYHPNVDKLGRICLDILKDKWSPALQIRTVLLSIQALLSAPNPDDPLANDVAEQWKTNEAQAIETGLFCRTPWSRHRTGKVYAENSNNVC; encoded by the exons ATGGCCGGTTTGCCCCGTAGGATTATAAAG GAGACACAGCGGTTGTTGGCAGAGCCTGTCCCAGGAATCAAGGCCGAGCCTGATGAGGGGAATGCGCGTTACTTCCATGTGGTCATTGCTGGACCCCAAGACTCCCCATTCGAAGGAGGCACCTTTAAACTTGAATTATTTCTTCCAGAAGAGTATCCCATGGCAGCTCCAAAAGTGCGATTCATGACCAAAATCTACCACCCAAATGTTGACAAGTTGGGAAGAATATGTTTAGACATTTTGAAAG ATAAGTGGTCTCCAGCCCTGCAGATCCGTACAGTGTTGCTATCGATCCAGGCGTTATTAAGTGCTCCCAACCCAGACGACCCCCTGGCAAATGACGTCGCAGAGCAGTGGAAAACAAATGAAGCCCAAGCCATTGAGACAG GACTCTTTTGCCGAACACCCTGGAGCAGACACAGGACAGGTAAGGTTTATGCAGAAAACTCAAACAATGTTTGCTAA